In Burkholderia contaminans, the following proteins share a genomic window:
- a CDS encoding C40 family peptidase, translating into MLRIWVPVAVVSLLAACSSVPPQSASRSDSGMRITTPRAFPAPANFPKFVDHSVGQEEISIQAMSLVGVPYRWGGNTPTSGFDCSGLVRYVIGRAADVNLPRTTADMSSRGVSIDPDQIAPGDLIFFNTTGRAHSHVGIYVGKLRFVNAPSTGGTVRLDYLTNPYWAKRFDGIRRVAPPRGAPTPFDAPTYEAKRDEPRSAPAAVPATVVATAAAPRPPAYASSQARATQAPAPSPVIAAAPVVTTAAAAAAAPAADPYEPPPPRMQAAQQQATSTNDSMTAMTANAAPAAPVESGTQIPTTALTAAQAAAFDAEPPPAAASASPRSIEPAPVQVLRASTQSAPVRPRTSTTDDPIARFANESY; encoded by the coding sequence ATGCTTCGAATCTGGGTTCCCGTTGCTGTCGTTTCCCTGCTTGCGGCCTGCTCCAGCGTGCCGCCGCAGTCGGCATCGCGCTCCGATTCGGGCATGAGGATCACGACACCGCGCGCGTTTCCCGCTCCTGCCAATTTCCCGAAATTCGTCGATCACAGCGTCGGCCAGGAAGAAATCTCGATCCAGGCGATGAGCCTCGTCGGCGTCCCGTATCGCTGGGGCGGCAACACACCGACGAGCGGCTTCGACTGCAGCGGGCTCGTGCGCTACGTGATTGGCCGCGCGGCCGACGTGAACCTGCCGCGCACGACCGCCGACATGAGCAGCCGCGGCGTATCGATCGACCCGGACCAGATCGCGCCGGGAGACCTGATCTTCTTCAATACGACCGGCCGCGCGCATTCGCACGTCGGCATCTACGTCGGCAAGCTGCGCTTCGTCAACGCACCGTCGACGGGCGGCACCGTGCGGCTCGATTACCTGACGAACCCGTACTGGGCCAAGCGTTTCGACGGTATTCGCCGCGTCGCGCCGCCGCGCGGGGCGCCTACGCCGTTCGACGCGCCGACCTACGAGGCGAAGCGCGACGAGCCGCGCAGCGCGCCGGCGGCCGTACCGGCCACGGTGGTCGCAACTGCCGCTGCGCCGCGGCCGCCTGCCTATGCGTCGTCGCAAGCGAGAGCGACGCAGGCGCCTGCGCCCTCGCCCGTCATCGCTGCCGCGCCGGTCGTGACGACCGCCGCAGCCGCAGCTGCTGCCCCGGCCGCCGATCCGTACGAACCGCCGCCACCGCGTATGCAGGCCGCGCAGCAACAGGCAACGTCAACGAATGACAGCATGACCGCGATGACGGCCAATGCAGCGCCTGCCGCCCCGGTGGAGTCCGGCACGCAGATTCCGACGACGGCGCTCACGGCCGCCCAGGCCGCCGCGTTCGATGCCGAACCGCCACCTGCCGCCGCGTCGGCGTCTCCGCGCAGTATCGAGCCCGCACCTGTGCAGGTATTGCGCGCGTCGACGCAATCCGCGCCTGTCCGCCCGCGCACTAGTACGACAGACGATCCGATCGCGCGGTTTGCGAACGAAAGCTACTGA
- a CDS encoding DUF47 domain-containing protein, whose translation MFGRFMPTEGKFFELFNAHAKHIVSGGRELELLIDNLADAEIHKQNVQTAEKAADKLTHEAIDLLHKTFITPLDRDEIHKLITTMDDILDLMEDVATAVSLYDVRAVTSEASQLAHIVTQSAQHVQQAVAMLSDMKQSAQILKQCEEIDRWESEADRVLRAAMSKLFREEDDVKTLIKLKAIYELLEEITDKCEDVANIIEGIVLENA comes from the coding sequence ATGTTCGGTCGATTCATGCCCACCGAGGGCAAGTTCTTTGAACTCTTCAACGCGCACGCGAAGCACATCGTTTCCGGTGGCCGCGAACTCGAACTGCTGATCGACAATCTCGCCGACGCCGAGATTCACAAGCAAAACGTGCAGACTGCCGAGAAGGCCGCCGACAAGCTCACGCACGAGGCGATCGATCTGCTGCACAAGACGTTCATCACGCCGCTCGATCGCGACGAGATCCACAAGCTGATCACGACGATGGACGACATCCTCGACCTGATGGAAGACGTCGCGACGGCCGTGTCGCTGTACGACGTCCGTGCCGTCACGTCCGAAGCGAGCCAGCTCGCGCACATCGTCACGCAGTCGGCCCAGCACGTGCAGCAGGCAGTGGCCATGCTTTCCGACATGAAGCAGTCGGCGCAGATCCTCAAGCAGTGCGAGGAGATCGACCGCTGGGAGTCGGAGGCCGATCGCGTGCTGCGTGCGGCCATGTCGAAGCTGTTCCGCGAGGAAGACGACGTGAAGACGCTCATCAAGCTGAAGGCGATCTACGAGCTGCTCGAAGAGATCACCGACAAGTGCGAGGACGTCGCGAACATCATCGAAGGCATCGTGCTGGAAAACGCCTGA
- a CDS encoding glycosyltransferase, which produces MSHLEARAGHPGAANPEVSIIIPVYNEEDGLAALFARLYPALDALGTSYEVILINDGSRDRSAAMLADQFHVRPDTTRVVLLNGNYGQHMAILAGFAQSRGEIVITLDADLQNPPEEIGKLIAKMREGYDYVGSIRKQRQDSLWRRKASQMMNRLRERITRIKMTDQGCMLRAYSRRIIDTINVCGEVNTFIPALAYTFAQKPTEIEVAHEERFAGESKYSLYSLIRLNFDLVTGFSVVPLQWLSFIGVILSLGSAALFVLLLVRRFIVGAEVQGVFTLFAITFFLLGVIIFALGLLGEYVGRIYQQVRARPRYLIQAVLEQHDGVPAVPAGANRTGATQ; this is translated from the coding sequence ATGAGTCACCTTGAAGCACGCGCCGGGCATCCGGGCGCCGCGAACCCGGAAGTATCGATCATCATCCCCGTGTACAACGAGGAAGATGGCCTGGCTGCGCTGTTCGCGCGGCTGTACCCGGCACTCGACGCACTCGGCACGTCGTACGAAGTGATCCTGATCAACGACGGCAGCCGCGATCGCTCGGCCGCGATGCTCGCCGATCAGTTCCACGTACGTCCCGACACGACGCGCGTCGTGCTGCTCAACGGCAACTACGGCCAGCATATGGCGATCCTCGCCGGCTTCGCGCAGTCGCGCGGCGAGATCGTCATCACGCTCGACGCCGACCTGCAGAACCCGCCCGAGGAAATCGGCAAGCTGATCGCGAAGATGCGTGAGGGCTACGACTACGTCGGCTCGATCCGCAAGCAGCGCCAGGACAGTCTGTGGCGGCGCAAGGCGTCGCAGATGATGAACCGTCTGCGCGAGCGCATCACGCGCATCAAGATGACCGACCAGGGCTGCATGCTGCGCGCGTACAGCCGCCGCATCATCGACACGATCAACGTGTGCGGCGAAGTCAACACGTTCATCCCCGCCCTCGCGTACACGTTCGCGCAGAAACCGACCGAAATCGAGGTCGCGCACGAGGAGCGCTTCGCCGGCGAGTCGAAGTACTCGCTGTACAGCCTGATCCGGCTGAACTTCGACCTCGTGACGGGCTTCTCGGTCGTGCCGCTGCAGTGGCTGTCGTTCATCGGCGTGATCCTGTCGCTCGGCTCAGCCGCGTTGTTCGTGCTGCTGCTCGTGCGACGCTTCATCGTCGGCGCGGAAGTGCAAGGCGTGTTCACGCTGTTTGCCATCACGTTCTTCCTGCTCGGCGTGATCATCTTCGCGCTCGGCCTGCTCGGCGAATACGTCGGCCGCATCTACCAGCAGGTGCGTGCACGGCCGCGCTACCTGATCCAGGCCGTGCTCGAGCAGCACGACGGCGTGCCGGCAGTGCCGGCCGGCGCAAACCGCACGGGTGCCACGCAATGA
- a CDS encoding bifunctional UDP-4-keto-pentose/UDP-xylose synthase yields the protein MKAKKVLILGVNGFIGHHLSKRILETTDWEVFGMDMQTDRLGDLVNHERMHFFEGDITINKEWVEYHVKKCDVILPLVAIATPATYVQQPLRVFELDFEANLPIVRSAVKYGKHLVFPSTSEVYGMCSDEQFDPDASALTYGPINKPRWIYACSKQLMDRVIWGYGMEGLNFTLFRPFNWIGPGLDSIYTPKEGSSRVVTQFLGHIVRGENISLVDGGSQKRAFTDIGDGISALMKIIENKDGVASGKIYNIGNPKNNFSVRELAHKMLELAAEFPEYADSAKQVKLVETTSGAYYGNGYQDVQNRVPKIDNTMQELGWAPQATFDDALRNIFEAYRGHVADARALVEQQG from the coding sequence ATGAAAGCAAAAAAAGTCCTGATCCTGGGTGTGAACGGCTTCATCGGCCATCACCTGTCGAAGCGCATTCTTGAAACCACCGATTGGGAAGTGTTCGGCATGGACATGCAGACCGATCGGCTGGGCGACCTCGTCAACCACGAGCGGATGCATTTCTTCGAAGGCGACATCACGATCAACAAGGAGTGGGTCGAGTATCACGTGAAGAAGTGCGACGTGATCCTGCCGCTCGTCGCGATCGCGACGCCCGCCACCTACGTCCAGCAGCCGCTGCGCGTGTTCGAACTCGACTTCGAGGCGAACCTGCCGATCGTGCGTTCGGCCGTCAAGTACGGCAAGCACCTCGTGTTCCCGTCGACCTCCGAGGTCTACGGCATGTGCTCGGACGAGCAGTTCGACCCGGACGCATCGGCCCTCACCTACGGCCCGATCAACAAGCCGCGCTGGATCTACGCATGCTCGAAGCAGCTGATGGACCGCGTGATCTGGGGCTACGGGATGGAAGGCCTGAACTTCACGCTGTTCCGTCCGTTCAACTGGATCGGCCCGGGCCTCGACTCGATCTACACGCCGAAGGAAGGCAGCTCGCGCGTGGTCACGCAGTTCCTCGGCCACATCGTGCGCGGCGAGAACATCAGCCTCGTCGACGGCGGCTCGCAGAAGCGCGCGTTCACCGACATCGGCGACGGCATCAGCGCGCTGATGAAGATCATCGAGAACAAGGACGGCGTCGCGTCGGGCAAGATCTACAACATCGGGAATCCGAAGAACAATTTCTCGGTTCGCGAACTCGCGCACAAGATGCTCGAACTGGCGGCGGAATTCCCCGAGTACGCCGATTCGGCCAAGCAGGTGAAGCTCGTCGAGACGACGTCCGGCGCCTACTACGGCAACGGCTACCAGGACGTGCAGAACCGCGTGCCGAAGATCGACAACACGATGCAGGAACTCGGCTGGGCGCCGCAAGCGACGTTCGACGACGCGCTGCGCAACATCTTCGAAGCGTATCGCGGCCACGTCGCCGACGCGCGCGCGCTCGTCGAACAGCAAGGCTGA
- a CDS encoding peroxiredoxin: MSVEVDRQVPDFTAPATGGDISLSDLKGRKLVLYFYPKDNTPGCTTEGLQFRDLYPKFKKAGAEVIGVSRDSLRSHDNFKAKLELPFPLISDADEALCALFDVIKMKKMYGKEVRGIERSTFLIDADGVLRQAWRGIKVPGHVDDVLSAVQAL; encoded by the coding sequence GTGTCCGTCGAAGTTGACCGTCAAGTTCCCGATTTCACCGCACCGGCCACGGGCGGCGACATTTCGCTGTCCGACCTGAAGGGCAGGAAACTCGTGCTGTACTTCTATCCGAAGGACAACACGCCGGGCTGCACGACCGAAGGGCTGCAGTTCCGCGATCTCTATCCGAAGTTCAAGAAAGCCGGCGCGGAAGTCATCGGCGTGTCGCGCGACAGCCTGCGCTCGCATGACAATTTCAAGGCGAAGCTCGAACTGCCGTTCCCGCTGATTTCCGATGCCGACGAAGCGCTGTGCGCGCTGTTCGATGTCATCAAGATGAAGAAAATGTATGGCAAGGAAGTGCGCGGAATCGAGCGCTCCACGTTCCTGATCGACGCCGACGGCGTGCTTCGCCAGGCATGGCGCGGCATCAAGGTACCGGGTCATGTGGACGACGTGCTAAGTGCTGTACAAGCGCTTTGA
- a CDS encoding PhoH family protein: MPLPTPPSKLGSLLPPDEYKAKARPAKAAKKSAEGDASTAGDFGPASVAQPMTEAANTAAPLRAVASSTQDAASTPARGRKPKQTAALLQPMPAAAEPAAPIVARNDKPAADRPAAAPARDTGAATKSRSRKPAEAEQQKLFVLDTNVLMHDPSSLFRFEEHDVYLPMMTLEELDNHKKGMSEVARNARQVSRTLDALVADAGAITAGIPLSRLGSREALGRLYFQTKLTDIAPVEGLPEGKADNQILGVVRALQRDRPDRQVVLVSKDINMRIKAHALGLPAEDYFNDQVLEDSDLLYNGVRELPQDFWTKHAKGMESWQDTKTGTTYYRVTGPLVASMLVNEFVYLEPQNGEPTFHAIVRELNGKTALLQTLRDYSHHKNNVWGITARNREQNFALNLLMNPEIDFVTLLGQAGTGKTLVALAAGLAQVLDDKRYNEIIVTRATVPVGEDIGFLPGTEEEKMQPWMGAFDDNLEVLQKTDDAAGEWGRAATQELIRSRLKVKSMNFMRGRTFVDKYLIIDEAQNLTPKQMKTLVTRAGPGTKIVCLGNIAQIDTPYLTEGSSGLTYVVDRFKGWGHSGHVTLARGERSRLADYASDIL, from the coding sequence ATGCCTTTGCCTACTCCCCCCAGCAAGCTCGGCAGCCTGCTGCCGCCCGACGAATACAAGGCGAAAGCGCGGCCCGCGAAAGCCGCGAAGAAATCCGCCGAAGGGGACGCATCCACAGCCGGTGACTTTGGTCCGGCGAGCGTGGCCCAACCGATGACCGAAGCCGCGAACACGGCCGCGCCGCTGCGCGCCGTCGCGTCTTCGACGCAAGATGCCGCAAGCACACCCGCACGTGGCCGCAAGCCGAAACAGACGGCTGCCCTGCTGCAGCCGATGCCGGCGGCCGCCGAACCCGCGGCGCCGATCGTCGCGCGCAACGACAAACCGGCTGCCGACAGACCGGCCGCCGCCCCCGCGCGCGATACCGGCGCCGCGACGAAGTCGCGCAGCCGCAAGCCCGCCGAAGCCGAACAGCAGAAGCTGTTCGTGCTCGACACCAACGTGCTGATGCACGACCCGAGCAGCCTCTTCCGCTTCGAGGAACACGACGTCTATCTGCCGATGATGACGCTCGAGGAACTCGACAACCACAAGAAGGGGATGTCCGAAGTCGCGCGCAACGCACGCCAGGTCAGCCGCACGCTCGACGCGCTCGTCGCCGATGCCGGCGCGATCACGGCCGGCATTCCGCTGTCGCGCCTCGGCAGCCGCGAGGCGCTCGGCCGCCTGTACTTCCAGACCAAGCTCACGGATATCGCGCCCGTCGAAGGCTTGCCCGAAGGCAAGGCCGACAACCAGATCCTCGGCGTCGTGCGCGCGCTGCAGCGCGACCGGCCCGACCGTCAGGTCGTGCTGGTGTCGAAAGACATCAACATGCGGATCAAGGCGCACGCGCTCGGCCTGCCCGCGGAAGACTACTTCAACGACCAGGTACTCGAGGATTCCGATCTCCTGTACAACGGCGTGCGCGAACTGCCGCAGGACTTCTGGACCAAGCATGCGAAGGGCATGGAGAGCTGGCAGGACACGAAGACGGGCACCACGTACTACCGCGTGACGGGCCCGCTCGTCGCGTCGATGCTCGTCAACGAGTTCGTCTATCTCGAGCCGCAGAACGGCGAGCCGACGTTCCATGCGATCGTCCGCGAGCTGAACGGCAAGACCGCGCTGCTGCAGACGCTGCGCGACTACAGCCACCACAAGAACAACGTGTGGGGCATCACCGCGCGCAATCGCGAGCAGAACTTCGCGCTGAACCTGCTGATGAACCCCGAGATCGACTTCGTCACGCTGCTCGGCCAGGCCGGCACCGGCAAGACGCTCGTCGCGCTCGCGGCCGGCCTCGCGCAGGTGCTCGACGACAAGCGCTACAACGAGATCATCGTGACGCGCGCGACCGTGCCCGTCGGCGAGGACATCGGTTTCCTGCCGGGCACCGAGGAAGAGAAGATGCAGCCGTGGATGGGCGCATTCGACGACAACCTCGAAGTGCTGCAGAAGACCGACGACGCGGCTGGCGAATGGGGCCGTGCCGCGACGCAGGAACTGATCCGTTCGCGCCTGAAGGTGAAGAGCATGAACTTCATGCGCGGCCGCACGTTCGTCGACAAGTACCTGATCATCGACGAGGCGCAGAACCTGACGCCGAAGCAGATGAAGACGCTCGTCACGCGCGCGGGCCCGGGCACGAAGATCGTGTGCCTCGGCAACATCGCGCAGATCGACACGCCTTACCTGACCGAGGGCAGCTCGGGCCTCACGTACGTCGTCGACCGCTTCAAGGGCTGGGGGCACAGCGGCCACGTGACGCTCGCGCGCGGCGAACGCTCGCGGCTCGCCGACTACGCGTCGGACATCCTGTAA
- a CDS encoding polysaccharide deacetylase family protein: MARIVLKIDVDTLRGTREGVPNLARIFDRFSARATFLFSLGPDHTGWALRRVFRPGFLKKVSRTSVVEHYGVKQLMYGVLLPGPDIGRRAIADMRTIHEAGFECGIHTWDHVYWQDNVRVRDRDWTAREMQKSHARFIEIFGAPPVTHGAAGWQMNDSAFEQIDAWGMRYASDGRGHSPYLPVVNGRTLSHVQMPTTLPTLDEVLGIDGVDTHNVAAHILKFTETNPHDQVFTLHAELEGQKLAPVFEQLLAGWRAQGHTFATMGDYHAALDRDSLPSYPVTWGEIPGRSGELIVQPD; this comes from the coding sequence TTGGCTCGCATCGTCCTCAAGATCGACGTCGACACGCTGCGCGGCACGCGCGAAGGCGTGCCGAATCTCGCGCGCATCTTCGACCGCTTCAGTGCGCGCGCGACCTTCCTCTTCAGCCTCGGGCCCGATCACACGGGCTGGGCGCTGCGGCGCGTGTTCCGCCCCGGCTTCCTGAAGAAGGTGTCGCGCACGTCGGTGGTCGAGCATTACGGCGTGAAGCAGCTGATGTACGGCGTGCTGCTGCCGGGCCCCGACATCGGCCGCCGCGCGATCGCCGACATGCGCACGATTCACGAGGCCGGCTTCGAATGCGGGATCCACACGTGGGATCACGTGTACTGGCAGGACAACGTCCGCGTGCGCGATCGCGACTGGACCGCGCGTGAAATGCAGAAGAGCCACGCGCGCTTCATCGAGATCTTCGGCGCGCCGCCCGTCACGCACGGCGCGGCCGGCTGGCAGATGAACGATTCCGCGTTCGAGCAGATCGACGCATGGGGGATGCGCTACGCATCCGATGGCCGCGGCCATTCGCCGTACCTGCCCGTCGTCAATGGCCGCACGCTGTCGCACGTGCAGATGCCCACCACGCTGCCGACGCTCGACGAAGTGCTCGGCATCGACGGCGTCGACACGCACAACGTCGCCGCGCACATCCTCAAGTTCACCGAAACCAATCCGCACGACCAGGTGTTCACGCTGCATGCGGAACTGGAAGGCCAGAAGCTCGCGCCCGTGTTCGAGCAACTGCTCGCCGGCTGGCGCGCGCAAGGCCACACGTTCGCGACGATGGGCGACTACCACGCAGCGCTGGACCGCGACTCGCTGCCATCGTACCCTGTCACGTGGGGCGAAATTCCCGGCCGCTCCGGCGAACTGATCGTTCAGCCCGACTGA
- a CDS encoding DegT/DnrJ/EryC1/StrS family aminotransferase produces MSQTTAPFLPFTRPEIDEETIQGVVDVLRSGWITTGPQCQKFEAALSEYCGGRPVRAFNSGTCTLEIGLRIAGVGAGDEVITTPASWVSTSNVILETGATPVFADIDPVTRNIDLDKLEQAITPRTKAIIPVFLSGLPVDMDRLYAIARAHKLRVIEDAAQAFGSTWNGKRIGAIGDIVSFSFHANKNLTTIEGGALVLNNEEEATLAQKYRLQGITRTGFDGMDCDVLGGKYNLTDVAARVGLGQLPHIERFTAQRRALARAYFAEFDGSAAVKLGVGLPIAEFENGNWHMFLITLPLERLTITRAEFMAQMKERGIGTGIHYPAIHLFTLYRARGFKEGMFPHAERYGASTVTLPLFTQMTEGDVRRVVDAINQICEQYGK; encoded by the coding sequence ATGAGCCAGACTACCGCTCCGTTTCTGCCGTTCACCCGCCCCGAGATCGATGAGGAAACCATCCAGGGCGTCGTCGACGTACTGCGCTCGGGCTGGATCACCACCGGCCCGCAGTGCCAGAAATTCGAAGCGGCGCTGTCCGAGTACTGCGGCGGCCGCCCGGTCCGCGCGTTCAATTCGGGCACCTGCACGCTCGAGATCGGCCTGCGCATCGCGGGCGTCGGCGCCGGCGACGAAGTGATCACGACGCCGGCGTCGTGGGTCTCGACCAGCAACGTGATCCTCGAGACAGGCGCGACGCCCGTGTTCGCCGACATCGATCCCGTCACGCGCAATATCGACCTCGACAAGCTCGAGCAGGCGATCACGCCGCGCACGAAGGCGATCATTCCCGTGTTCCTGTCCGGCTTGCCAGTCGACATGGACCGCCTGTACGCGATCGCACGCGCACACAAGCTGCGCGTGATCGAGGATGCGGCGCAGGCGTTCGGCTCGACGTGGAACGGCAAGCGCATCGGCGCGATCGGCGACATCGTGTCGTTCAGCTTCCACGCGAACAAGAACCTGACGACGATCGAAGGCGGCGCACTCGTGCTGAACAACGAGGAAGAAGCGACGCTCGCGCAGAAGTACCGGCTGCAGGGCATCACGCGCACGGGCTTCGACGGGATGGACTGCGACGTGCTCGGCGGCAAGTACAACCTGACCGACGTCGCCGCGCGCGTCGGCCTCGGCCAGTTGCCGCACATCGAACGCTTCACCGCGCAGCGCCGCGCGCTGGCGCGTGCATACTTCGCCGAATTCGACGGCAGTGCAGCCGTGAAGCTCGGCGTCGGCCTGCCGATCGCCGAATTCGAGAACGGCAACTGGCACATGTTCCTGATCACGCTGCCGCTCGAGCGCCTGACGATCACGCGCGCCGAGTTCATGGCGCAGATGAAGGAACGCGGCATCGGCACGGGCATCCACTACCCGGCGATCCATCTTTTCACGCTGTACCGTGCACGCGGCTTCAAGGAGGGCATGTTCCCCCACGCCGAACGGTACGGCGCGTCGACCGTCACGCTGCCGCTCTTCACGCAGATGACGGAAGGCGACGTGCGTCGCGTGGTCGACGCCATCAACCAGATTTGCGAACAATACGGAAAATAA
- a CDS encoding inorganic phosphate transporter, whose protein sequence is MHSIQLALWMVAALVLVALVFDFMNGFHDAANSIATVVSTGVLKPQQAVVFAAAFNVIAYFIFHLKVAQTVGKGTIDPEIVDHYVIFGALVGAIGWNVITWYYGIPSSSSHALIGGLVGAALAKSGWSSLNIDGLLKTIAFIFISPLLGFILGSLFMLGVSWLYFRTAPSKVDRRFRRLQLLSAGLYSLGHGGNDAQKTIGIIWMLLIASGYASATADAPPAWVIGACYLSMGLGTLFGGWRIVRTMGQKITKLKPVGGFCAETGGAMTLFLASFLGIPVSTTHTITGAIVGVGATQKLSAVRWGVAGNIVWAWVLTLPAAALFAAGGWWLGHQIF, encoded by the coding sequence ATGCATTCGATACAACTCGCCCTATGGATGGTCGCGGCGCTGGTGCTCGTCGCGCTCGTATTCGACTTCATGAACGGCTTTCACGACGCGGCGAACTCGATCGCCACCGTCGTGTCGACCGGGGTGCTGAAGCCCCAGCAGGCCGTCGTGTTCGCGGCCGCGTTCAACGTGATCGCGTACTTCATCTTCCACCTGAAAGTCGCGCAGACCGTCGGTAAAGGCACGATCGACCCCGAGATCGTCGACCACTACGTCATATTCGGCGCGCTGGTCGGTGCGATCGGCTGGAACGTGATCACGTGGTACTACGGGATTCCGTCGAGCTCGTCGCACGCGCTGATCGGCGGCCTGGTCGGTGCAGCGCTCGCCAAGTCGGGCTGGAGCTCGCTGAACATCGACGGGCTGCTGAAGACCATCGCGTTCATTTTCATCTCGCCGCTGCTCGGCTTCATCCTCGGCTCGCTGTTCATGCTCGGCGTGTCGTGGCTGTATTTCCGCACCGCGCCCAGCAAGGTCGACCGGCGCTTCCGGCGGCTGCAGCTGCTGTCGGCCGGGCTGTACAGCCTCGGGCACGGCGGCAACGACGCGCAGAAGACGATCGGCATCATCTGGATGCTGCTGATCGCGTCGGGCTATGCGTCGGCAACCGCCGATGCGCCGCCGGCGTGGGTGATCGGCGCGTGCTATCTGTCGATGGGCCTCGGCACGCTGTTCGGCGGCTGGCGCATCGTGCGCACGATGGGCCAGAAGATCACGAAGCTCAAGCCGGTCGGCGGTTTCTGTGCGGAAACCGGTGGCGCGATGACGCTGTTCCTCGCATCGTTCCTCGGCATTCCGGTGTCGACCACGCATACGATCACCGGCGCGATCGTCGGTGTCGGTGCAACGCAGAAGCTGTCGGCCGTGCGCTGGGGTGTGGCCGGCAACATCGTGTGGGCATGGGTGCTGACGCTGCCCGCGGCCGCGCTGTTCGCGGCCGGCGGATGGTGGCTCGGCCACCAGATCTTCTGA
- a CDS encoding formyltransferase, which produces MKPRAVVFAYHNVGVRCLQVLLARGVDVALVVTHEDNPNENIWFGSVASVAAEHGIPVVTPADPADPALRRAVSDAQPDFIFSFYYRHMLPVDLLAIAPKGAYNMHGSLLPKYRGRVPTNWAVLNGESETGATLHEMAAKPDAGAIIGQTAVPILPDDTATQVFDKVTVAAEQTLWRVLPALLAGEAPHLPNDLATGSYYGGRKPEDGRIDWSKPAAQVYNLVRAVAPPYPGAFTDVDGTRFVIARARLAAPGSAAAAAAADLPPGLHVSDNALFGVCGDSRALSILELWQQRDGSETVVTPAEFAQFIHSSRHS; this is translated from the coding sequence ATGAAGCCGCGCGCAGTCGTCTTCGCATATCACAACGTCGGCGTGCGCTGCCTGCAGGTGCTGCTCGCGCGCGGCGTCGACGTCGCGCTCGTCGTCACGCACGAGGACAACCCGAACGAGAACATCTGGTTCGGCAGCGTCGCGTCCGTCGCGGCCGAGCACGGCATTCCGGTCGTCACGCCGGCCGATCCCGCCGATCCGGCGCTGCGCCGCGCGGTTTCCGACGCGCAGCCGGACTTCATCTTCTCGTTCTACTACCGGCACATGCTGCCGGTGGACCTGCTCGCGATCGCGCCGAAGGGCGCGTACAACATGCACGGGTCGCTGCTGCCGAAATACCGGGGTCGGGTACCGACCAACTGGGCGGTACTGAACGGCGAAAGCGAAACCGGCGCGACGCTGCACGAGATGGCAGCGAAACCCGACGCCGGCGCGATCATCGGCCAGACCGCGGTGCCGATCCTGCCGGACGACACCGCCACGCAGGTGTTCGACAAGGTCACGGTAGCCGCCGAGCAGACGCTCTGGCGCGTGCTGCCCGCGCTACTCGCCGGCGAGGCGCCGCACCTGCCGAACGATCTCGCCACCGGCAGCTACTACGGCGGGCGCAAGCCCGAGGACGGTCGCATCGACTGGTCGAAGCCGGCCGCGCAGGTCTACAACCTGGTGCGCGCGGTCGCGCCCCCGTATCCGGGCGCGTTCACGGACGTCGACGGCACGCGTTTCGTGATCGCGCGCGCGCGCCTCGCGGCGCCCGGCAGCGCGGCAGCGGCCGCCGCGGCAGATTTGCCGCCCGGCCTGCACGTAAGCGATAATGCGCTATTCGGCGTCTGCGGCGACAGCCGCGCCCTATCCATTCTCGAGCTGTGGCAGCAGCGGGACGGCAGCGAAACCGTCGTGACGCCCGCGGAATTCGCGCAGTTCATTCATTCTTCCCGTCATTCATGA